In Bos mutus isolate GX-2022 chromosome 2, NWIPB_WYAK_1.1, whole genome shotgun sequence, one DNA window encodes the following:
- the CDCA7 gene encoding cell division cycle-associated protein 7 isoform X2 — protein sequence MDARRARQKDCRAKKNFKKFRYVKLISMETPSSSDDSCDSFASDNFANTRLQANREGCRTRSQCTRSGPLRVAMKFPPRSTRGAANKRTVPPEPPENSVTDSNSDSEDESGMNFLEKRALNIKQNKAMLAKLMSELESFPGSFPGRRSLPGPSSRPKTPRRRTFPGVACRRNPERRARPLTRSRSRVLGSLSALPTEEEEEEEEEEDKYMLVRKRKSMVGYMNEDDMPRSRRPGPMTLPHVVRPVDEITEEELENICNNSREKIYNRSLGSTCHQCRQKTIDTKTNCRNPECWGVRGQFCGPCLRNRYGEEVKDALLDPNWHCPPCRGICNCSFCRQRDGRCATGVLVYLAKYHGFGNVHAYLKSLKQEFEMQG from the exons ATGGACGCTCGCCGCGCGCGG CAAAAGGATTGCAGAGCAAAGAAGAACTTCAAGAAATTCAGATATGTGAAGTTGATTTCCATGGAAACCCCGTCATCCTCTGATGACAGTTGTGACAGCTTTGCTTCTGATAATTTTGCAAACACA AGGCTGCAGGCCAACCGGGAGGGCTGTCGGACCCGCAGTCAATGCACGCGGTCTGGACCTCTCCGCGTGGCCATGAAGTTTCCCCCTCGAAGCACCAGGGGAGCAGCCAACAAAAGGACAGTGCCTCCTGAACCCCCAGAGAATTCTGTGACCGATTCCAATTCTGACTCGGAAGATGAAAGTGGCATGAATTTCTTGGAGAAAAGGGctttaaatataaagcaaaacaaagcaatg CTTGCAAAACTCATGTCAGAATTAGAAAGCTTCCCTGGCTCCTTCCCTGGAAGGCGTTCCCTGCCGGGCCCCAGTTCA CGTCCAAAGACCCCCAGGAGGCGCACATTTCCAGGTGTTGCCTGCAGGAGAAACCCTGAGCGGAGAGCTCGTCCACTCACAAGGTCTAGATCCCGGGTCCTTGGGTCACTCAGCGCCCTgcccacagaggaggaggaggaggaggaggaagaggaagacaagTACATGTTGGTGAGGAAGAGGAAGTCCATGGTCGGCTACATGAAT GAAGATGACATGCCCCGAAGTCGTCGCCCCGGACCCATGACCCTTCCCCATGTTGTTCGCCCGGTGGACGAAATCACGGAGGAAGAGTTGGAGAACATCTGCAACAACTCCCGAGAGAAGATCTATAACCGTTCATTG GGGTCAACTTGTCATCAGTGCCGCCAGAAAACTATCGATACCAAGACAAACTGCAGAAACCCAGAGTGCTGGGGTGTTCGAGGCCAATTCTGTGGTCCCTGCCTTCGAAACCGTTATGGTGAAGAAGTCAAGGATGCTCTGCTTGACCCA AACTGGCACTGCCCACCGTGTCGCGGGATCTGCAACTGCAGCTTCTGTCGGCAGCGAGATGGGCGATGTGCGACTGGGGTGCTCGTGTACTTAGCCAAGTACCATGGCTTTGGGAACGTGCATGCTTACTTGAAAAG tcTAAAACAGGAGTTTGAAATGCAAGGATAA
- the CDCA7 gene encoding cell division cycle-associated protein 7 isoform X1, translated as MDARRARPFLQQQDGALNGTWNVTVYANGNRNGGSAPGEQKDCRAKKNFKKFRYVKLISMETPSSSDDSCDSFASDNFANTRLQANREGCRTRSQCTRSGPLRVAMKFPPRSTRGAANKRTVPPEPPENSVTDSNSDSEDESGMNFLEKRALNIKQNKAMLAKLMSELESFPGSFPGRRSLPGPSSRPKTPRRRTFPGVACRRNPERRARPLTRSRSRVLGSLSALPTEEEEEEEEEEDKYMLVRKRKSMVGYMNEDDMPRSRRPGPMTLPHVVRPVDEITEEELENICNNSREKIYNRSLGSTCHQCRQKTIDTKTNCRNPECWGVRGQFCGPCLRNRYGEEVKDALLDPNWHCPPCRGICNCSFCRQRDGRCATGVLVYLAKYHGFGNVHAYLKSLKQEFEMQG; from the exons ATGGACGCTCGCCGCGCGCGG cctttcTTGCAGCAACAGGACGGAGCCCTGAATGGAACATGGAACGTTACTGTTTACGCTAACGGAAACCGGAACGGAGGGTCTGCCCCAGGAGAG CAAAAGGATTGCAGAGCAAAGAAGAACTTCAAGAAATTCAGATATGTGAAGTTGATTTCCATGGAAACCCCGTCATCCTCTGATGACAGTTGTGACAGCTTTGCTTCTGATAATTTTGCAAACACA AGGCTGCAGGCCAACCGGGAGGGCTGTCGGACCCGCAGTCAATGCACGCGGTCTGGACCTCTCCGCGTGGCCATGAAGTTTCCCCCTCGAAGCACCAGGGGAGCAGCCAACAAAAGGACAGTGCCTCCTGAACCCCCAGAGAATTCTGTGACCGATTCCAATTCTGACTCGGAAGATGAAAGTGGCATGAATTTCTTGGAGAAAAGGGctttaaatataaagcaaaacaaagcaatg CTTGCAAAACTCATGTCAGAATTAGAAAGCTTCCCTGGCTCCTTCCCTGGAAGGCGTTCCCTGCCGGGCCCCAGTTCA CGTCCAAAGACCCCCAGGAGGCGCACATTTCCAGGTGTTGCCTGCAGGAGAAACCCTGAGCGGAGAGCTCGTCCACTCACAAGGTCTAGATCCCGGGTCCTTGGGTCACTCAGCGCCCTgcccacagaggaggaggaggaggaggaggaagaggaagacaagTACATGTTGGTGAGGAAGAGGAAGTCCATGGTCGGCTACATGAAT GAAGATGACATGCCCCGAAGTCGTCGCCCCGGACCCATGACCCTTCCCCATGTTGTTCGCCCGGTGGACGAAATCACGGAGGAAGAGTTGGAGAACATCTGCAACAACTCCCGAGAGAAGATCTATAACCGTTCATTG GGGTCAACTTGTCATCAGTGCCGCCAGAAAACTATCGATACCAAGACAAACTGCAGAAACCCAGAGTGCTGGGGTGTTCGAGGCCAATTCTGTGGTCCCTGCCTTCGAAACCGTTATGGTGAAGAAGTCAAGGATGCTCTGCTTGACCCA AACTGGCACTGCCCACCGTGTCGCGGGATCTGCAACTGCAGCTTCTGTCGGCAGCGAGATGGGCGATGTGCGACTGGGGTGCTCGTGTACTTAGCCAAGTACCATGGCTTTGGGAACGTGCATGCTTACTTGAAAAG tcTAAAACAGGAGTTTGAAATGCAAGGATAA
- the CDCA7 gene encoding cell division cycle-associated protein 7 isoform X3, producing the protein MDARRARQKDCRAKKNFKKFRYVKLISMETPSSSDDSCDSFASDNFANTKPKFRSDISEELANVFYEDSDNESFCGFSESEVQDVLDHCGFLQKPRPDVTNELASIFHADSDDESFCGFSESEIQDGMRLQANREGCRTRSQCTRSGPLRVAMKFPPRSTRGAANKRTVPPEPPENSVTDSNSDSEDESGMNFLEKRALNIKQNKAMLAKLMSELESFPGSFPGRRSLPGPSSRPKTPRRRTFPGVACRRNPERRARPLTRSRSRVLGSLSALPTEEEEEEEEEEDKYMLVRKRKSMVGYMNEDDMPRSRRPGPMTLPHVVRPVDEITEEELENICNNSREKIYNRSLGSTCHQCRQKTIDTKTNCRNPECWGVRGQFCGPCLRNRYGEEVKDALLDPNWHCPPCRGICNCSFCRQRDGRCATGVLVYLAKYHGFGNVHAYLKSLKQEFEMQG; encoded by the exons ATGGACGCTCGCCGCGCGCGG CAAAAGGATTGCAGAGCAAAGAAGAACTTCAAGAAATTCAGATATGTGAAGTTGATTTCCATGGAAACCCCGTCATCCTCTGATGACAGTTGTGACAGCTTTGCTTCTGATAATTTTGCAAACACA aaacCTAAATTCAGGTCAGATATCAGTGAAGAACTGGCAAATGTTTTTTATGAGGACTCTGATAATGAATCTTTCTGCGGCTTTTCAGAAAGTGAGGTGCAAGATGTGTTAGACCATTGTGGATTTTTACAGAAACCAAGGCCAGATGTCACTAACGAACTGGCCAGTATTTTTCATGCCGACTCTGATGATGAATCGTTTTGCGGTTTCTCAGAGAGTGAGATACAGGATGGAATG AGGCTGCAGGCCAACCGGGAGGGCTGTCGGACCCGCAGTCAATGCACGCGGTCTGGACCTCTCCGCGTGGCCATGAAGTTTCCCCCTCGAAGCACCAGGGGAGCAGCCAACAAAAGGACAGTGCCTCCTGAACCCCCAGAGAATTCTGTGACCGATTCCAATTCTGACTCGGAAGATGAAAGTGGCATGAATTTCTTGGAGAAAAGGGctttaaatataaagcaaaacaaagcaatg CTTGCAAAACTCATGTCAGAATTAGAAAGCTTCCCTGGCTCCTTCCCTGGAAGGCGTTCCCTGCCGGGCCCCAGTTCA CGTCCAAAGACCCCCAGGAGGCGCACATTTCCAGGTGTTGCCTGCAGGAGAAACCCTGAGCGGAGAGCTCGTCCACTCACAAGGTCTAGATCCCGGGTCCTTGGGTCACTCAGCGCCCTgcccacagaggaggaggaggaggaggaggaagaggaagacaagTACATGTTGGTGAGGAAGAGGAAGTCCATGGTCGGCTACATGAAT GAAGATGACATGCCCCGAAGTCGTCGCCCCGGACCCATGACCCTTCCCCATGTTGTTCGCCCGGTGGACGAAATCACGGAGGAAGAGTTGGAGAACATCTGCAACAACTCCCGAGAGAAGATCTATAACCGTTCATTG GGGTCAACTTGTCATCAGTGCCGCCAGAAAACTATCGATACCAAGACAAACTGCAGAAACCCAGAGTGCTGGGGTGTTCGAGGCCAATTCTGTGGTCCCTGCCTTCGAAACCGTTATGGTGAAGAAGTCAAGGATGCTCTGCTTGACCCA AACTGGCACTGCCCACCGTGTCGCGGGATCTGCAACTGCAGCTTCTGTCGGCAGCGAGATGGGCGATGTGCGACTGGGGTGCTCGTGTACTTAGCCAAGTACCATGGCTTTGGGAACGTGCATGCTTACTTGAAAAG tcTAAAACAGGAGTTTGAAATGCAAGGATAA